A single window of Loxodonta africana isolate mLoxAfr1 chromosome 10, mLoxAfr1.hap2, whole genome shotgun sequence DNA harbors:
- the JAG2 gene encoding protein jagged-2 isoform X1, which yields MGYFELQLSALRNVNGELLNGACCDGDGRTTRAGSCGHDECDTYVRVCLKEYQAKVTPTGPCSYGHGATPVLGGNSFYLPPAGDRARARARAGGDRDPGLVVIPFQFAWPRSFTLIVEAWDWDNDTNPDEELLIERVSHAGMINPEDRWKSLHFSGHVAHLELQIRVRCDENYYSATCNKFCRPRNDFFGHYTCDQYGNKACMDGWMGKECEEAVCRQGCNLLHGGCSLPGECRCNYGWQGKFCDDCVPYPGCVHGSCVEPWQCTCETNWGGLLCDKDLNYCGSHHPCTNGGTCINVEPDQYHCACPDGYSGKNCERTEHACASNPCANGGSCHEVPSGFECHCPSGWSGPTCALDIDECASNPCAAGGTCVDRVNGFECICPEQWVGTTCQLDANECEGKPCLNAFSCKNLIGGYYCDCIPGWKGANCHININDCRGQCQHGGTCKDLVSGYQCMCPRGFGGRHCELEHDECASGPCHGGGLCEDLVDGFRCHCPKGLSGRLCEVDIDLCDPSPCQNSARCYSLEGDYYCACPDDFGGKNCSAPREPCPGGACRVVDGCGLEAGPRVPGTVPSGVCGPHGHCVSQPDGNFSCICDSGFTGTYCHENIDDCLGRPCRNGGTCIDEVDAFRCFCPSGWEGELCDTNLNDCLPDPCHSRGRCYDLVNDFYCACDDGWKGKTCHSREFQCDAYTCSNGGTCYDSGDTFRCACPQGWKGSTCNIAENSSCLPNPCVNGGTCVGSGDSFSCICRDGWEGRTCTHNTNDCNPLPCYNGGICVDGINWFRCECAPGFAGPDCRINIDECQSSPCAYGATCVDEINGYRCSCPPGRSGLRCQEVIGFGRSCWSRGTPFPHGSSWLEDCNSCRCLDGHRDCSKVWCGWKPCLLASQPDTLSAQCPPGQQCQKAPGQCLQPPCAAWGECGTEEPLSPSTLCLPRSGHLDNNCARLTLHFDHNQVPQGTTVGAICAGIRSLPATRAVARDRLLVLLCERESSGSSAVEVAMSFSPARDLADSSLIQSAAHAIVAAITHRGNSSLLLAVTEVKVETAIVGGSSTDLLVPVLCSVFSVLWLACITICVWWTRKRRKERERSRLPREESSNNQWAPLNPIRNPIERPGSGGLGGGGGHKDVLYQCKNFTPPSRRAGEALPGPAGRGGGEDEEDEELGRGEEDSLEAEKFLSHKCTKDPGQAPGRPVLWASGPKVDNRAVRSINDTRFANKE from the exons ATGGGCTATTTCGAGCTGCAGCTGAGCGCGCTGCGGAACGTGAACGGGGAGCTGCTGAACGGCGCCTGCTGTGACGGCGACGGCCGGACGACGCGCGCGGGGAGCTGCGGCCACGACGAGTGCGACACGTACGTGCGCGTGTGCCTGAAGGAGTACCAGGCCAAGGTGACGCCCACGGGGCCCTGCAGCTACGGCCACGGCGCCACGCCCGTGCTGGGCGGCAACTCCTTCTACCTGCCCCCAGCGGGGgaccgggcgcgggcgcgggccaGAGCCGGCGGCGACCGCGACCCGGGCCTCGTTGTCATCCCCTTCCAGTTCGCCTGGCCG CGCTCCTTCACCCTCATTGTGGAGGCCTGGGACTGGGACAATGACACCAACCCGGATG AGGAGCTGCTGATTGAGCGGGTGTCACACGCGGGCATGATCAACCCTGAGGACCGCTGGAAGAGCCTGCACTTCAGCGGCCACGTGGCCCACCTGGAGCTGCAGATTCGGGTCCGCTGTGATGAGAACTACTACAGTGCCACCTGCAACAAGTTCTGTCGGCCCCGCAATGACTTCTTTGGTCATTATACCTGCGACCAGTATGGCAACAAGGcctgcatggatggatggatgggcaagGAGTGTGAGGAAG CTGTGTGCAGGCAAGGATGCAACCTGCTCCACGGGGGATGTAGCCTGCCGGGGGAGTGCAG GTGCAACTACGGCTGGCAGGGTAAGTTCTGCGATGACTGTGTGCCCTACCCCGGCTGCGTGCACGGCAGCTGTGTGGAACCCTGGCAGTGCACCTGTGAGACCAACTGGGGCGGCCTGCTCTGTGACAAAG ATCTCAACTACTGCGGCAGCCACCACCCCTGCACCAACGGAGGCACCTGTATCAACGTGGAGCCGGACCAGTACCACTGCGCCTGCCCTGATGGGTACTCCGGCAAGAACTGCGAGCGCA CTGAGCATGCCTGTGCCTCCAACCCCTGTGCCAATGGGGGCTCTTGCCATGAGGTGCCGTCCGGCTTCGAGTGCCATTGCCCCTCGGGCTGGAGCGGGCCCACCTGTGCACTGG ATATTGACGAGTGCGCCTCGAACCCATGTGCGGCTGGCGGCACCTGCGTGGACCGGGTCAACGGCTTCGAGTGCATCTGTCCTGAGCAGTGGGTGGGGACCACGTGCCAGCTGG ACGCCAATGAGTGTGAAGGAAAGCCGTGCCTTAATGCTTTTTCTTGCAAAAACCTGATTGGTGGCTATTACTGTGATTGCATCCCGGGCTGGAAGGGCGCCAACTGCCACATCA ACATCAACGATTGTCGTGGGCAGTGTCAGCATGGTGGAACCTGCAAG GACCTAGTGAGCGGGTACCAGTGCATGTGCCCTCGGGGCTTTGGCGGTCGGCACTGTGAGCTGGAACACGATGAGTGTGCTAGCGGCCCATGTCATGGTGGTGGCCTCTGTGAGGACCTGGTGGATGGCTTCCGCTGCCACTGCCCCAAGGGCCTCTCTGGGCGCCTCTGCGAG GTGGACATAGACCTGTGTGATCCCAGCCCCTGCCAGAACAGCGCCCGTTGCTACAGCCTGGAGGGTGACTATTACTGCGCCTGTCCTGATGACTTTGGTGGCAAGAACTGCTCTGCCCCCAGGGAGCCGTGCCCCGGTGGGGCCTGCCGAG TGGTCGACGGCTGTGGGTTGGAGGCAGGACCCCGGGTGCCTGGCACTGTGCCCTCCGGTGTGTGTGGCCCCCACGGGCACTGTGTCAGCCAGCCTGATGGCAACTTCTCCTGCATCTGTGACAGCGGTTTCACAGGCACCTACTGCCACGAGA ACATCGATGACTGTCTGGGCCGGCCCTGCCGCAATGGGGGCACATGCATTGATGAGGTGGATGCCTTCCGCTGTTTCTGCCCCAGTGGCTGGGAGGGCGAGCTCTGTGACACCA ATCTCAACGACTGCCTTCCTGACCCCTGCCACAGCCGTGGCCGCTGCTACGACCTGGTCAATGATTTCTACTGTGCTTGTGATGACGGCTGGAAGGGCAAGACCTGCCACTCAC GTGAGTTCCAATGTGATGCCTACACCTGCAGCAACGGGGGCACCTGCTATGACAGTGGTGACACCTTCCGCTGTGCCTGTCCCCAAGGCTGGAAGGGTAGCACCTGCAACATTG CTGAAAACAGCAGCTGCCTTCCTAACCCCTGCGTGAATGGCGGCACCTGTGTGGGCAGCGGGGACTCCTTCTCCTGCATCTGCCGGGATGGCTGGGAGGGCCGGACCTGCACGCACA ACACCAATGACTGCAACCCACTGCCTTG CTACAACGGCGGCATCTGCGTTGATGGCATCAACTGGTTCCGCTGCGAGTGTGCACCAGGCTTTGCGGGGCCTGATTGCCGTATCA ATATCGATGAGTGCCAGTCCTCGCCCTGCGCCTACGGGGCCACTTGTGTGGATGAGATCAATGGCTACCGCTGCAGCTGCCCACCCGGCCGGTCCGGCCTGCGGTGCCAGGAAG TGATCGGGTTCGGGCGGTCCTGCTGGTCCCGGGGCACACCCTTCCCTCATGGGAGCTCCTGGCTGGAGGACTGTAACAGCTGCCGCTGCCTGGACGGCCACCGGGACTGCAGCAAG GTGTGGTGTGGGTGGAAGCCCTGCCTGTTGGCCAGCCAGCCCGATACACTGAGTGCCCAGTGCCCACCAGGGCAGCAGTGCCAGAAGGCCCCAGGCCAGTGCCTACAGCCACCCTGCGCGGCCTGGGGGGAGTGTGGCACTGAGGAGCCCCTCTCACCCAGCACGCTCTGCCTGCCGCGCTCTGGCCACCTGGACAACAACTGCGCCCGCCTCACGCTTCACTTCGACCACAACCAGGTGCCCCAG GGTACCACTGTGGGTGCCATCTGTGCCGGGATCCGCTCGCTGCCAGCCACCAGAGCCGTGGCCCGGGACCGCCTGCTGGTGCTGCTGTGTGAGCGGGAGTCCTCGGGGTCCAGCGCCGTGGAGGTGGCTATG TCCTTCAGCCCAGCTCGGGACCTGGCCGACAGCAGCCTGATCCAGAGCGCAGCCCACGCCATTGTGGCTGCCATCACGCATCGGGGGAACAGCTCGCTGCTGCTGGCCGTCACTGAGGTCAAGGTGGAGACAGCTATTGTGGGCGGCTCCTCCACAG ACCTGCTGGTGCCTGTGCTGTGCAGTGTGTTCAGTGTGCTGTGGCTGGCCTGCATCACCATCTGTGTGTGGTGGACCCGAAAGCGCAGGAAAGAGCGGGAGAGGAGCCGCCTACCGCGCGAGGAGAGCTCCAACAACCAGTGGGCGCCACTCAACCCCATCCGCAACCCTATCGAGCGGCCGGGCAGTGGGGGCCTGGGTGGCGGTGGGGGCCACAAGGACGTGCTTTACCAGTGCAAGAACTTCACGCCACCGTCGCGCAGGGCAGGTGAGGCGCTGCCCGGGCCAGCAGGCCGTGGGGGCGGTGAGGACGAGGAGGATGAGGAGCTGGGCCGAGGCGAGGAGGACTCCCTGGAGGCAGAGAAGT
- the JAG2 gene encoding protein jagged-2 isoform X2: protein MGYFELQLSALRNVNGELLNGACCDGDGRTTRAGSCGHDECDTYVRVCLKEYQAKVTPTGPCSYGHGATPVLGGNSFYLPPAGDRARARARAGGDRDPGLVVIPFQFAWPRSFTLIVEAWDWDNDTNPDEELLIERVSHAGMINPEDRWKSLHFSGHVAHLELQIRVRCDENYYSATCNKFCRPRNDFFGHYTCDQYGNKACMDGWMGKECEEAVCRQGCNLLHGGCSLPGECRCNYGWQGKFCDDCVPYPGCVHGSCVEPWQCTCETNWGGLLCDKDLNYCGSHHPCTNGGTCINVEPDQYHCACPDGYSGKNCERTEHACASNPCANGGSCHEVPSGFECHCPSGWSGPTCALDIDECASNPCAAGGTCVDRVNGFECICPEQWVGTTCQLDINDCRGQCQHGGTCKDLVSGYQCMCPRGFGGRHCELEHDECASGPCHGGGLCEDLVDGFRCHCPKGLSGRLCEVDIDLCDPSPCQNSARCYSLEGDYYCACPDDFGGKNCSAPREPCPGGACRVVDGCGLEAGPRVPGTVPSGVCGPHGHCVSQPDGNFSCICDSGFTGTYCHENIDDCLGRPCRNGGTCIDEVDAFRCFCPSGWEGELCDTNLNDCLPDPCHSRGRCYDLVNDFYCACDDGWKGKTCHSREFQCDAYTCSNGGTCYDSGDTFRCACPQGWKGSTCNIAENSSCLPNPCVNGGTCVGSGDSFSCICRDGWEGRTCTHNTNDCNPLPCYNGGICVDGINWFRCECAPGFAGPDCRINIDECQSSPCAYGATCVDEINGYRCSCPPGRSGLRCQEVIGFGRSCWSRGTPFPHGSSWLEDCNSCRCLDGHRDCSKVWCGWKPCLLASQPDTLSAQCPPGQQCQKAPGQCLQPPCAAWGECGTEEPLSPSTLCLPRSGHLDNNCARLTLHFDHNQVPQGTTVGAICAGIRSLPATRAVARDRLLVLLCERESSGSSAVEVAMSFSPARDLADSSLIQSAAHAIVAAITHRGNSSLLLAVTEVKVETAIVGGSSTDLLVPVLCSVFSVLWLACITICVWWTRKRRKERERSRLPREESSNNQWAPLNPIRNPIERPGSGGLGGGGGHKDVLYQCKNFTPPSRRAGEALPGPAGRGGGEDEEDEELGRGEEDSLEAEKFLSHKCTKDPGQAPGRPVLWASGPKVDNRAVRSINDTRFANKE, encoded by the exons ATGGGCTATTTCGAGCTGCAGCTGAGCGCGCTGCGGAACGTGAACGGGGAGCTGCTGAACGGCGCCTGCTGTGACGGCGACGGCCGGACGACGCGCGCGGGGAGCTGCGGCCACGACGAGTGCGACACGTACGTGCGCGTGTGCCTGAAGGAGTACCAGGCCAAGGTGACGCCCACGGGGCCCTGCAGCTACGGCCACGGCGCCACGCCCGTGCTGGGCGGCAACTCCTTCTACCTGCCCCCAGCGGGGgaccgggcgcgggcgcgggccaGAGCCGGCGGCGACCGCGACCCGGGCCTCGTTGTCATCCCCTTCCAGTTCGCCTGGCCG CGCTCCTTCACCCTCATTGTGGAGGCCTGGGACTGGGACAATGACACCAACCCGGATG AGGAGCTGCTGATTGAGCGGGTGTCACACGCGGGCATGATCAACCCTGAGGACCGCTGGAAGAGCCTGCACTTCAGCGGCCACGTGGCCCACCTGGAGCTGCAGATTCGGGTCCGCTGTGATGAGAACTACTACAGTGCCACCTGCAACAAGTTCTGTCGGCCCCGCAATGACTTCTTTGGTCATTATACCTGCGACCAGTATGGCAACAAGGcctgcatggatggatggatgggcaagGAGTGTGAGGAAG CTGTGTGCAGGCAAGGATGCAACCTGCTCCACGGGGGATGTAGCCTGCCGGGGGAGTGCAG GTGCAACTACGGCTGGCAGGGTAAGTTCTGCGATGACTGTGTGCCCTACCCCGGCTGCGTGCACGGCAGCTGTGTGGAACCCTGGCAGTGCACCTGTGAGACCAACTGGGGCGGCCTGCTCTGTGACAAAG ATCTCAACTACTGCGGCAGCCACCACCCCTGCACCAACGGAGGCACCTGTATCAACGTGGAGCCGGACCAGTACCACTGCGCCTGCCCTGATGGGTACTCCGGCAAGAACTGCGAGCGCA CTGAGCATGCCTGTGCCTCCAACCCCTGTGCCAATGGGGGCTCTTGCCATGAGGTGCCGTCCGGCTTCGAGTGCCATTGCCCCTCGGGCTGGAGCGGGCCCACCTGTGCACTGG ATATTGACGAGTGCGCCTCGAACCCATGTGCGGCTGGCGGCACCTGCGTGGACCGGGTCAACGGCTTCGAGTGCATCTGTCCTGAGCAGTGGGTGGGGACCACGTGCCAGCTGG ACATCAACGATTGTCGTGGGCAGTGTCAGCATGGTGGAACCTGCAAG GACCTAGTGAGCGGGTACCAGTGCATGTGCCCTCGGGGCTTTGGCGGTCGGCACTGTGAGCTGGAACACGATGAGTGTGCTAGCGGCCCATGTCATGGTGGTGGCCTCTGTGAGGACCTGGTGGATGGCTTCCGCTGCCACTGCCCCAAGGGCCTCTCTGGGCGCCTCTGCGAG GTGGACATAGACCTGTGTGATCCCAGCCCCTGCCAGAACAGCGCCCGTTGCTACAGCCTGGAGGGTGACTATTACTGCGCCTGTCCTGATGACTTTGGTGGCAAGAACTGCTCTGCCCCCAGGGAGCCGTGCCCCGGTGGGGCCTGCCGAG TGGTCGACGGCTGTGGGTTGGAGGCAGGACCCCGGGTGCCTGGCACTGTGCCCTCCGGTGTGTGTGGCCCCCACGGGCACTGTGTCAGCCAGCCTGATGGCAACTTCTCCTGCATCTGTGACAGCGGTTTCACAGGCACCTACTGCCACGAGA ACATCGATGACTGTCTGGGCCGGCCCTGCCGCAATGGGGGCACATGCATTGATGAGGTGGATGCCTTCCGCTGTTTCTGCCCCAGTGGCTGGGAGGGCGAGCTCTGTGACACCA ATCTCAACGACTGCCTTCCTGACCCCTGCCACAGCCGTGGCCGCTGCTACGACCTGGTCAATGATTTCTACTGTGCTTGTGATGACGGCTGGAAGGGCAAGACCTGCCACTCAC GTGAGTTCCAATGTGATGCCTACACCTGCAGCAACGGGGGCACCTGCTATGACAGTGGTGACACCTTCCGCTGTGCCTGTCCCCAAGGCTGGAAGGGTAGCACCTGCAACATTG CTGAAAACAGCAGCTGCCTTCCTAACCCCTGCGTGAATGGCGGCACCTGTGTGGGCAGCGGGGACTCCTTCTCCTGCATCTGCCGGGATGGCTGGGAGGGCCGGACCTGCACGCACA ACACCAATGACTGCAACCCACTGCCTTG CTACAACGGCGGCATCTGCGTTGATGGCATCAACTGGTTCCGCTGCGAGTGTGCACCAGGCTTTGCGGGGCCTGATTGCCGTATCA ATATCGATGAGTGCCAGTCCTCGCCCTGCGCCTACGGGGCCACTTGTGTGGATGAGATCAATGGCTACCGCTGCAGCTGCCCACCCGGCCGGTCCGGCCTGCGGTGCCAGGAAG TGATCGGGTTCGGGCGGTCCTGCTGGTCCCGGGGCACACCCTTCCCTCATGGGAGCTCCTGGCTGGAGGACTGTAACAGCTGCCGCTGCCTGGACGGCCACCGGGACTGCAGCAAG GTGTGGTGTGGGTGGAAGCCCTGCCTGTTGGCCAGCCAGCCCGATACACTGAGTGCCCAGTGCCCACCAGGGCAGCAGTGCCAGAAGGCCCCAGGCCAGTGCCTACAGCCACCCTGCGCGGCCTGGGGGGAGTGTGGCACTGAGGAGCCCCTCTCACCCAGCACGCTCTGCCTGCCGCGCTCTGGCCACCTGGACAACAACTGCGCCCGCCTCACGCTTCACTTCGACCACAACCAGGTGCCCCAG GGTACCACTGTGGGTGCCATCTGTGCCGGGATCCGCTCGCTGCCAGCCACCAGAGCCGTGGCCCGGGACCGCCTGCTGGTGCTGCTGTGTGAGCGGGAGTCCTCGGGGTCCAGCGCCGTGGAGGTGGCTATG TCCTTCAGCCCAGCTCGGGACCTGGCCGACAGCAGCCTGATCCAGAGCGCAGCCCACGCCATTGTGGCTGCCATCACGCATCGGGGGAACAGCTCGCTGCTGCTGGCCGTCACTGAGGTCAAGGTGGAGACAGCTATTGTGGGCGGCTCCTCCACAG ACCTGCTGGTGCCTGTGCTGTGCAGTGTGTTCAGTGTGCTGTGGCTGGCCTGCATCACCATCTGTGTGTGGTGGACCCGAAAGCGCAGGAAAGAGCGGGAGAGGAGCCGCCTACCGCGCGAGGAGAGCTCCAACAACCAGTGGGCGCCACTCAACCCCATCCGCAACCCTATCGAGCGGCCGGGCAGTGGGGGCCTGGGTGGCGGTGGGGGCCACAAGGACGTGCTTTACCAGTGCAAGAACTTCACGCCACCGTCGCGCAGGGCAGGTGAGGCGCTGCCCGGGCCAGCAGGCCGTGGGGGCGGTGAGGACGAGGAGGATGAGGAGCTGGGCCGAGGCGAGGAGGACTCCCTGGAGGCAGAGAAGT